From the genome of Chanos chanos chromosome 5, fChaCha1.1, whole genome shotgun sequence, one region includes:
- the ciao2a gene encoding cytosolic iron-sulfur assembly component 2A: MEIVSSVVTFTVTKVLQFSGLVVNKNAQGTNKMEEKALEVYDVIRTIRDPEKPNTLEELDVVSEKCVEVQELGDEEYLIIIKFSPTVPHCSLATLIGLCLQVKLQRCLPFKHKLEIYISEGTHSTEEDINKQINDKERVAAAMENPNLREIVEQCVTEPDD, encoded by the exons ATGGAAATCGTTTCTAGTGTTGTAACATTTACAGTAACCAAGGTATTACAGTTCTCGGGACTCGTTGTCAACAAGAATGCACAAGGGACCAACAAGATGGAGGAGAAAGCACTTGAAGTTTATG ATGTGATTCGCACAATTCGGGACCCAGAGAAACCCAACACTTTGGAAGAATTGGACGTTGTGTCTGAGAAATGTGTGGAAGTTCAGGAACTTGGAGATGAGGAGTACCTTATCATTATTAAGTTCTCACCAACAGTGCCACATTGCTCGTTGGCGACCTTGATAG GCCTTTGCTTACAGGTTAAACTGCAAAGGTGCCTTCCTTTTAAACACAAG CTGGAAATTTACATTTCTGAGGGAACCCATTCTACTGAAGAAGACA TTAACAAACAGATCAATGATAAGGAGAGAGTAGCAGCAGCCATGGAAAACCCAAACCTGCGGGAGATTGTAGAACAGTGTGTTACTGAACCTGACGACTGA